A window from Pirellulales bacterium encodes these proteins:
- a CDS encoding sigma-54-dependent Fis family transcriptional regulator, producing MSSSRSLRSYHVNESGPPIPGIIGNGEAMQRVYKLTRQVARSKTSVLLLGETGTGKELIAKAVHQLSPRGNGPFVRVNCGALTESLLESELFGHVRGSFTGAIDNRTGRFEAAHTGTVFLDEINSTTPKLQVKLLRVLQEREFERVGDTQTIRVDTRVIAASNRDLRDEVEADRFREDLYYRLNVVPVYLPPLRERREDIPELVVHFLNYYNEENDRYVVHIEREALEALQDYHWPGNVRELQNYIERAVVLAVGDELTTDLLPPSVLGREQRSVFRSRPVDLETLTYEVVQQGVANAGPHEDNLHAKIVNRVERELIAQVMTVCDNVQIKAAAKLGINRNTLHKKLKEYGLDADNEVEEVPAPARAR from the coding sequence ATGAGTAGCAGCCGCAGTCTGCGATCCTATCACGTGAACGAATCCGGTCCACCCATCCCTGGCATCATCGGCAATGGCGAAGCCATGCAGCGGGTCTACAAATTGACCCGGCAAGTGGCGCGCTCGAAGACGTCGGTCTTGCTGTTGGGCGAAACCGGCACCGGCAAGGAACTGATCGCCAAGGCTGTCCACCAACTCAGTCCTCGCGGCAACGGCCCCTTCGTCCGCGTCAACTGCGGCGCCCTTACCGAAAGCCTGCTCGAGAGCGAGCTCTTCGGCCATGTGCGTGGCTCGTTCACCGGCGCCATCGACAATCGCACGGGACGCTTCGAGGCGGCCCACACCGGCACCGTGTTTCTCGACGAGATCAACTCCACCACTCCCAAGCTGCAGGTCAAGTTGCTCCGCGTCCTGCAGGAGCGCGAGTTCGAACGCGTGGGAGACACGCAGACGATCCGCGTCGATACCCGGGTCATCGCCGCCAGCAATCGCGATCTGCGCGACGAGGTCGAGGCCGACCGCTTTCGCGAGGATCTCTACTATCGCTTGAACGTCGTGCCGGTCTATCTCCCCCCGCTGCGCGAGCGGCGTGAGGATATACCCGAGTTGGTCGTCCACTTCCTCAATTATTACAATGAAGAAAACGACCGCTACGTCGTCCACATCGAACGCGAGGCGCTCGAGGCCTTACAGGACTACCACTGGCCCGGCAATGTCCGCGAGTTGCAGAACTACATCGAGCGGGCGGTCGTGCTGGCGGTGGGGGACGAGCTGACGACCGATCTCCTACCCCCCAGCGTGTTGGGGCGCGAGCAGCGCAGCGTATTCCGCTCGCGTCCGGTCGACTTGGAAACGCTCACCTACGAGGTCGTGCAGCAGGGAGTGGCGAATGCCGGCCCGCACGAGGACAACCTGCACGCCAAGATCGTCAATCGCGTCGAACGCGAGTTAATCGCCCAGGTGATGACCGTGTGCGACAACGTGCAGATCAAGGCCGCGGCCAAGCTGGGCATCAATCGCAATACGCTGCACAAGAAGCTGAAAGAATATGGCCTGGATGCCGACAACGAGGTCGAAGAAGTGCCCGCCCCCGCCCGGGCACGCTAA
- the argH gene encoding argininosuccinate lyase: MAKKPWGGVFQQATDQRVEAFSESISFDRRLYAQDITCNRAHAKMLAQVGLLTSEEFAQIDAGLTEIAAEIDRGDFPFRTELEDIHMHIERALVERLGDVGRKLHTARSRNDQVTTDLRLWVRAAVDELDQLLGELQRAFVGRCAADRDVILPGYTHMQRAQPVLAPHYWLAYCEKFERDRVRLANVRRSAGMLTLGTAALAGTTLPIDREFVQRELGFESLAANSIDASSDRDFALEFAFACTVIAAHLSTWAEEWILWSTTEFGFLKLPQAFCTGSSIMPQKVNPDVLELTRGRSARVIGNLQTLLVLVKGLPLAYNRDLQEDKEPLFDSFDTVRACLELAAPLVAGAQLNRESIAAGLDRGHLDATTLMEHLIRLGVPQRTAHHLCGNLVRKALDRGVALAELPVEEFRQAHELLDEHVYKVLGPKQAVAAFTSYGSTAPAEVDRQISIWRQRLSLDEASEPSSAQPATAGAK, translated from the coding sequence GTGGCAAAGAAACCTTGGGGTGGAGTCTTTCAGCAGGCGACCGACCAACGAGTCGAAGCCTTCAGCGAGAGCATCAGCTTCGACCGGCGGCTCTACGCGCAGGACATCACCTGCAATCGGGCCCACGCCAAGATGTTGGCCCAGGTCGGATTGCTCACGTCGGAAGAGTTTGCACAGATCGACGCCGGCCTGACTGAAATTGCCGCCGAAATCGATCGCGGCGACTTCCCGTTCCGCACGGAACTGGAAGACATTCACATGCATATCGAACGGGCACTGGTCGAGCGTCTCGGCGACGTCGGCCGCAAGCTACACACCGCGCGCAGCCGCAACGACCAGGTCACCACCGACCTGCGACTGTGGGTCCGTGCCGCGGTCGATGAGCTGGACCAATTGCTTGGCGAGTTGCAGCGTGCCTTCGTCGGCCGCTGTGCCGCGGATCGCGACGTGATCCTGCCCGGCTATACGCACATGCAAAGGGCTCAGCCGGTTCTGGCGCCCCACTACTGGCTCGCCTATTGCGAAAAGTTCGAGCGCGACCGCGTGCGTCTGGCCAATGTCCGCCGCTCGGCCGGCATGCTCACGCTGGGCACTGCCGCCCTGGCGGGGACGACGTTGCCCATCGATCGCGAGTTCGTACAGCGCGAGCTGGGGTTCGAGTCGTTGGCCGCCAACAGCATCGACGCCTCGAGCGATCGCGACTTTGCCCTCGAATTCGCCTTCGCCTGCACGGTGATTGCCGCCCACCTCAGCACCTGGGCCGAGGAGTGGATCCTGTGGTCCACCACCGAGTTTGGCTTCTTGAAGTTGCCCCAGGCGTTCTGCACCGGCTCGTCGATCATGCCGCAGAAGGTGAATCCCGACGTGCTGGAGTTGACGCGCGGTCGCTCGGCTCGCGTGATCGGGAATCTCCAGACCCTGCTGGTGCTGGTGAAGGGGCTGCCGCTGGCCTACAACCGCGACCTGCAAGAGGACAAGGAGCCGCTGTTCGACTCCTTCGACACCGTGCGGGCTTGCCTCGAACTGGCCGCGCCCCTCGTGGCTGGCGCCCAGTTGAACCGCGAGTCGATCGCCGCGGGGCTCGACCGGGGGCACCTCGATGCGACGACCTTGATGGAGCACCTGATTCGCCTGGGGGTGCCGCAGCGCACGGCCCACCACCTGTGCGGCAACCTGGTGCGCAAGGCGCTCGATCGAGGCGTGGCGCTCGCCGAGCTACCCGTCGAAGAGTTTCGCCAGGCGCACGAACTGCTCGACGAACACGTTTACAAGGTCCTGGGGCCGAAGCAGGCCGTGGCCGCCTTTACGAGCTACGGCTCGACGGCCCCGGCGGAAGTCGATCGACAGATTAGCATTTGGCGCCAGCGGTTGTCGCTCGACGAAGCGAGCGAGCCGTCGTCGGCGCAGCCCGCTACGGCGGGAGCGAAGTAG
- the carB gene encoding carbamoyl-phosphate synthase large subunit, translating to MPRRDDLHKILIIGSGPIVIGQACEFDYSGTQACKALREEGYEVVLVNSNPATIMTDPETADRTYIEPLTWEIVAKVIEIERPDAVLPTLGGQTGLNLAMDLARHGVLEKYGVEMIGARPDVIAKAEERAQFKVAMEKIGLEVCRGETVQTLEEARRVVQMTGLPAVVRPSFTMGGSGSSIAYNRDEFEMLVSRGLAASPISEVLIEESILGWKEYEMEVMRDVDDNVVIICSIENFDPMGIHTGDSITVAPAQTLTDKEYQRMRDASLAVIREIGVETGGSNIQFAIDPRSGRMIVIEMNPRVSRSSALASKATGFPIAKIAAKLAVGYRLHELPNDITRETMACFEPTIDYVVTKIPRFAFEKFPEADATLTTQMKSVGETMAIGRTFKESFQKALRGLEVGSFGFGCDAKDRWGTPQQPAKDEIRAKLAYGNSERVWYLRYALLSEMTIEEIHDITGIDPWFLDNLQELVEIERELRAVPALEQVDTGLLRRAKQSGFADRQLATIWNSTEMDVRAERKRRGIVATFKSVDTCAAEFEAYTPYFYSTYEIEDETPAKQAGVRRIVILGGGPNRIGQGIEFDYCCCHASFALRELGIESIMVNSNPETVSTDYDTSDLLFFEPLTTEDVLNICDRVQPDGVIVQFGGQTPLNLARALSTAGVPIIGTSVDTIEDAEDREKFARLLQRLDLKQPANGIARTMAEARAQAEKIGFPSLVRPSFVLGGRAMEICYDMAQFERFVAEAFVVAQGQPVLIDRFLEDAIEVDVDAISDGQRVIVAGIMEHIEEAGVHSGDSACALPPYSLPMQIIDEIREATRKLALHMQVKGLMNIQFAIKREEGLPVVYVLEVNPRASRTVPFVSKAIGLPVAKAAAKVMAGITLEEQGLESMPIPAHSSVKESVFPFVKFAGTDIVLGPEMKSTGEVMGTSDKFSIAFAKSQLAAGVVLPEKGNIFISVAARNKSGVVGLASKLDYLGFNLMATSGTARLLEEANIKVRRVKKLQEGHPNLLDHLIDGEIQLIINTPSGKGARTDEGRIRAAAVMYGVPCITTMQAAEVAVRAMAALREEEMTVQSLQDRFCEAQ from the coding sequence GTGCCGCGCCGCGACGACCTGCATAAGATCCTCATCATCGGCTCCGGGCCCATCGTGATTGGCCAGGCGTGCGAGTTCGATTATTCGGGCACGCAGGCCTGCAAGGCTTTGCGTGAGGAGGGATACGAGGTGGTGCTGGTGAACTCGAATCCGGCCACGATCATGACCGATCCCGAGACCGCCGACCGCACCTACATCGAGCCCTTGACCTGGGAGATAGTCGCCAAGGTGATCGAGATCGAGCGTCCCGACGCGGTGCTGCCCACGCTGGGGGGGCAGACGGGCTTGAACCTGGCGATGGACCTGGCCCGGCACGGGGTACTCGAGAAGTACGGCGTCGAGATGATCGGCGCGCGCCCCGATGTGATCGCCAAGGCCGAAGAGCGGGCCCAGTTCAAAGTGGCGATGGAGAAGATCGGCCTCGAGGTCTGCCGCGGCGAGACGGTCCAGACGCTGGAAGAAGCGCGCCGCGTCGTGCAGATGACCGGGCTGCCCGCGGTCGTGCGTCCCAGCTTCACGATGGGGGGGAGCGGTTCGAGCATCGCCTACAACCGCGACGAGTTCGAAATGCTCGTCAGCCGCGGGCTGGCCGCGTCCCCCATCAGCGAGGTGCTGATCGAAGAGTCGATCCTCGGCTGGAAAGAATACGAGATGGAGGTGATGCGCGACGTCGACGACAACGTCGTCATCATCTGCTCGATCGAGAACTTCGACCCGATGGGCATTCACACCGGCGACTCGATCACGGTCGCGCCGGCGCAAACCCTGACCGACAAGGAATACCAGCGGATGCGCGACGCCTCGCTCGCGGTGATTCGCGAGATCGGTGTCGAGACGGGGGGCTCGAACATCCAGTTCGCCATCGATCCCCGCTCGGGGCGGATGATCGTCATCGAGATGAACCCCCGCGTAAGTCGTTCGAGCGCCCTCGCCTCGAAGGCCACCGGGTTCCCCATCGCCAAGATCGCCGCCAAGCTGGCCGTGGGCTATCGCCTGCACGAGCTGCCGAATGACATTACCCGCGAGACGATGGCCTGCTTCGAGCCGACCATCGATTACGTGGTGACGAAGATTCCGCGTTTCGCCTTCGAGAAGTTCCCCGAGGCCGACGCCACGCTGACCACGCAGATGAAAAGCGTCGGCGAGACGATGGCGATCGGGCGGACGTTCAAGGAGTCGTTCCAGAAAGCGCTTCGCGGACTCGAAGTCGGCAGCTTCGGCTTCGGCTGCGACGCCAAGGATCGCTGGGGGACGCCGCAGCAACCCGCCAAGGACGAGATTCGGGCCAAGCTCGCCTACGGCAACTCGGAACGGGTCTGGTATCTGCGCTACGCCCTGCTGTCGGAGATGACGATCGAGGAGATTCACGATATTACGGGCATCGACCCGTGGTTCCTCGATAACCTGCAAGAGCTGGTCGAGATCGAACGCGAGCTGCGCGCCGTGCCGGCGCTCGAGCAGGTCGACACCGGCCTGTTGCGACGCGCCAAGCAGTCGGGCTTCGCCGATCGGCAGTTGGCGACGATCTGGAACTCCACGGAAATGGATGTCCGCGCCGAGCGCAAGCGCCGCGGCATCGTGGCGACCTTCAAATCGGTCGATACCTGTGCGGCGGAATTCGAAGCCTATACGCCGTACTTCTACTCAACCTACGAAATCGAGGACGAGACCCCCGCCAAGCAAGCGGGCGTTCGCCGCATCGTGATTCTGGGGGGCGGCCCCAATCGCATCGGACAGGGCATCGAGTTCGATTACTGCTGCTGTCACGCGAGCTTCGCGCTGCGCGAGCTGGGCATCGAATCGATCATGGTCAACTCGAACCCCGAAACGGTCAGCACCGACTACGACACGAGCGACCTACTCTTCTTCGAACCGCTGACGACCGAAGACGTGCTCAACATTTGCGACCGCGTGCAGCCCGACGGCGTGATCGTGCAGTTCGGCGGACAGACGCCGCTGAATCTGGCTCGGGCGCTGTCGACGGCGGGCGTGCCGATCATCGGCACGAGCGTCGACACGATCGAAGACGCCGAAGACCGCGAGAAGTTTGCCCGCCTGCTCCAACGGCTCGATTTGAAGCAGCCGGCCAACGGCATTGCCCGCACGATGGCCGAGGCCCGCGCCCAGGCCGAGAAGATCGGCTTTCCGTCACTCGTGCGTCCCAGCTTCGTGCTCGGTGGCCGGGCGATGGAAATCTGCTACGACATGGCGCAGTTCGAGCGTTTCGTGGCCGAGGCGTTTGTCGTGGCCCAGGGCCAGCCGGTGCTGATCGACCGCTTCCTGGAAGACGCGATCGAAGTTGATGTCGACGCCATCTCGGACGGCCAGCGGGTGATCGTGGCCGGCATCATGGAGCACATCGAGGAGGCGGGCGTTCACTCGGGCGACTCGGCCTGTGCCCTGCCCCCCTACAGCCTGCCGATGCAGATCATCGACGAGATTCGCGAAGCGACCCGCAAACTCGCGCTGCACATGCAGGTCAAGGGGCTGATGAACATCCAGTTCGCTATCAAGCGCGAAGAAGGGCTGCCCGTCGTCTACGTGCTGGAAGTGAATCCGCGCGCCAGCCGCACGGTGCCCTTCGTATCGAAGGCCATCGGCCTGCCGGTGGCCAAGGCGGCCGCCAAGGTGATGGCCGGCATCACGCTCGAGGAACAGGGACTCGAAAGCATGCCGATCCCGGCTCACTCGTCGGTCAAGGAAAGCGTCTTCCCCTTCGTCAAGTTCGCCGGCACCGACATCGTGCTGGGGCCCGAGATGAAGTCGACCGGCGAGGTGATGGGCACGAGCGACAAGTTCTCGATCGCCTTCGCCAAAAGCCAGCTCGCCGCCGGCGTCGTGCTGCCCGAAAAGGGAAACATCTTCATTAGCGTCGCCGCGCGCAACAAGTCGGGCGTGGTGGGGCTGGCCTCGAAGCTCGATTATCTGGGCTTCAACCTGATGGCCACCTCGGGGACGGCGCGGCTGCTGGAAGAGGCGAACATCAAGGTCCGCCGCGTGAAGAAGCTGCAAGAGGGGCATCCCAACCTGCTCGATCACCTGATCGACGGCGAGATCCAGCTCATCATCAACACGCCCAGCGGCAAAGGAGCCCGCACGGACGAAGGCCGCATCCGCGCGGCCGCCGTGATGTACGGCGTGCCCTGCATCACCACGATGCAGGCGGCGGAAGTAGCCGTCCGCGCGATGGCCGCCCTGCGCGAGGAAGAAATGACCGTGCAATCGCTGCAAGATCGCTTCTGCGAGGCGCAATAA
- the ccsA gene encoding cytochrome c biogenesis protein CcsA translates to MSWQIQIICFAASYSVALALEVTRLFLRSGLRGAAMVAFAGAGLLAQTIFLAQRAAQTAVPLSSEFDWYLVAAWLLVVLYLYLMYYHPRAPLGLFLLPVVLALIGIAAYVADRHPFPETRASLVWGSLHGVLLLLGTVTLIVGFVTGVMYLVGAYRLKHKLPPTRRFQLPSLEWLQRMNGRSIGLAVILLGLGVLSGAVLNVVNHSKQAEYVPWNDPVIVSSLVLVGWLVAVTVFNTFYKPARTGRKTAYLTLASFVLLVLALGISLLGESGHGGAPARDAIPSREGAA, encoded by the coding sequence ATGAGTTGGCAAATCCAGATCATCTGCTTCGCGGCCAGTTACTCGGTCGCCCTCGCGCTCGAGGTCACGCGGCTCTTCCTGCGTAGCGGTCTGCGCGGCGCGGCGATGGTCGCGTTCGCCGGGGCGGGCCTGCTGGCGCAAACGATCTTTCTCGCCCAACGCGCCGCACAGACCGCCGTGCCGCTGTCGAGCGAGTTCGACTGGTATCTCGTCGCCGCGTGGCTGCTGGTCGTGCTCTATCTATACCTGATGTACTACCATCCCCGCGCCCCGTTAGGGCTCTTTTTGTTGCCGGTGGTTCTGGCCTTGATAGGCATTGCCGCCTATGTGGCCGATCGGCACCCGTTTCCCGAGACTCGGGCCTCACTGGTGTGGGGCTCGCTGCACGGGGTGTTGTTACTGCTGGGCACGGTGACGCTGATCGTGGGCTTTGTCACCGGTGTGATGTATTTGGTGGGAGCCTATCGTCTGAAGCACAAGCTACCCCCCACGCGACGCTTTCAATTGCCCAGCCTCGAATGGCTACAGCGCATGAACGGCCGTTCCATCGGCCTGGCCGTGATACTCTTGGGGCTGGGGGTCTTATCTGGCGCGGTCCTGAATGTGGTGAATCACAGCAAGCAGGCCGAATACGTTCCGTGGAACGACCCGGTCATCGTCAGCTCGCTGGTGCTGGTCGGTTGGCTCGTGGCGGTGACGGTCTTCAACACCTTCTACAAGCCGGCGCGCACCGGGCGCAAGACGGCCTACCTCACCTTGGCGAGCTTCGTGCTGCTCGTGCTCGCGCTGGGCATCTCGCTGCTGGGCGAATCGGGCCACGGCGGGGCCCCCGCGCGCGACGCGATCCCATCGCGGGAGGGCGCGGCATGA
- the hemA gene encoding glutamyl-tRNA reductase, giving the protein MKVQMVGCSHHRSPVAVRERLAFTPGQAQEALARFRRRFPEAEAVLLSTCNRVEVYTAVEEPAALPTHQQVAEFLAEFHGIELYEIFDDLFERTGEDAVRHLFTVAASLDSMVVGEPQILAQVKQAYQMATDRESTGPLTHAIFQAALKVARRVQSETQLSQKRVSIPSVAVGDFASQIFERFDDKRVLAIGAGEMAEETLLYLRDAGAQDITVVNRTQQRAVELAAKFSGRAAPWTDLERLLIDADLVVTATGAAEPIVRRAEFVRIEEARYQRPLFVLDLAMPRDFDSAIGDMLGVYLYTIDDLRAACVRNQKERDRELPGAIRIIEEETSSFMAELHHRATGPIIQRLKQGWEEPKEAELRRLFNKLPELDDRSRVEVRQSFDRLVNKLLHPPLESLRDEARQGSVHGLLEALKRLFQLRD; this is encoded by the coding sequence ATGAAGGTCCAGATGGTCGGCTGCAGCCATCATCGCTCCCCCGTGGCCGTCCGCGAACGGCTGGCCTTTACGCCCGGTCAGGCCCAAGAGGCGCTGGCGCGCTTCCGCCGCCGTTTTCCCGAGGCCGAGGCCGTGCTCCTGTCGACCTGCAACCGGGTCGAGGTTTACACGGCGGTGGAAGAACCCGCCGCCCTGCCGACGCACCAGCAGGTGGCCGAGTTCCTGGCCGAATTCCACGGCATCGAGCTGTACGAGATCTTCGACGATCTGTTCGAACGGACCGGCGAGGACGCCGTGCGGCACTTGTTCACCGTGGCGGCCAGTCTCGACAGCATGGTCGTGGGCGAGCCGCAGATCCTGGCGCAGGTGAAACAGGCCTACCAGATGGCCACCGATCGCGAGAGTACGGGACCGCTCACGCACGCCATCTTCCAGGCGGCCTTGAAAGTAGCGCGGCGCGTGCAAAGTGAAACGCAGCTCAGCCAGAAACGCGTCAGCATCCCGAGCGTGGCCGTGGGAGATTTCGCCTCGCAGATTTTCGAGCGCTTCGACGACAAGCGCGTGCTGGCGATCGGCGCCGGCGAAATGGCCGAAGAGACGCTGCTTTATCTGCGCGATGCCGGGGCGCAGGACATCACGGTGGTGAATCGCACGCAGCAGCGTGCGGTCGAGCTGGCGGCCAAGTTCTCCGGCCGAGCCGCCCCCTGGACCGATCTCGAGCGGCTGCTGATCGACGCCGATCTGGTCGTTACGGCCACCGGCGCGGCAGAGCCGATCGTGCGCCGCGCGGAGTTTGTCCGCATCGAAGAAGCCCGCTACCAACGCCCCCTCTTCGTGCTCGATCTGGCCATGCCGCGCGACTTCGATTCCGCCATCGGCGACATGCTGGGCGTGTATCTCTACACGATCGACGACCTGCGCGCGGCCTGCGTCCGCAATCAGAAAGAGCGCGACCGCGAGCTACCCGGGGCGATACGCATCATCGAGGAAGAAACCTCTTCCTTCATGGCCGAATTGCACCATCGCGCCACGGGGCCCATCATCCAGCGGCTGAAGCAAGGCTGGGAAGAGCCCAAGGAAGCCGAGCTGCGGCGGCTCTTCAATAAGCTGCCCGAGCTCGACGATCGCAGCCGCGTCGAGGTCCGCCAGTCTTTCGACCGACTGGTGAACAAGCTGCTCCATCCGCCGTTGGAATCGCTGCGCGACGAGGCGCGGCAAGGAAGCGTACACGGCCTGCTCGAGGCCCTCAAGCGGTTGTTCCAGCTTCGCGACTGA